From the genome of Candidatus Eremiobacterota bacterium:
CTGTGGCGGCTCCAGCTTCTACAGGCACGGCAGCTACCTCCGCCAGTTTCTCGCTTTAATCGGCGGGAAGCTTGCCAAAGCAGCCCTTCGCAACCGCAGGTGGGACTGTCTTCAATGTCCTCACACGTTCAGTATCACACCGCCATCCCTTCACAAGAGAATTCACGCCTGCACCCAGGTCATATTCCTGTTGCTCTTGGTGTACCTCTCCTCTTCTTACGGCTATGAGAAATGTGATTTTGGCATCCTGGAGGGCGCAGCTTCGCGGAGCACGCTGTTCCGCCATCTGAAACGAGCACGGCAATGCGCATTTGAAACGCTTCAAAGCATAAGGGAGGTGGTTCTTGAAAAGATAGTGCCCGAGGCCTGGGAGTTGATAACGCTTGATGGTCTGTCGCCTCCGCGGTGCTGGAAGCTGAAAGCTCTGGAAGTTTCGCCGCTTGCTGAAGCCTTCAGCATAATTTTCACTGGGATCACACAACTCTGCACACCATTAAGCCTGCTCCTGGCCCGGGCACAAGAACGATCCGCAACGTATCGAAGACCGTTCCTCCTCAACGTTCGATAACACTTTCCCTGATACCTCTTGGGAGAGCCATGTGGGATTTTTTTTCTTGCAGGCCCACCTTTTTGTCCCGCCGATCCCACACTCGATGCTCTCGATTCCCTCCTTTCCCTCGTCTATACTGGAATAATCATGAAGGAAAGTGAGGTGAGGGCATTATGCCCGAAGATCTGGCTCTTAAGAAAGCGCTCTTCCGCTACCAGGTCATCAGCCCGCTTCTCGCGATGGACATCTCGCGGGGAGAGAAAATGAAGCGCTACCGGGAGCTTGCCGACAAAGAATGGGTCACCCCGGGAGGAAAGCAGGTCAGGATAAGTGTCGAGGCTATCCGCCGCTGGCTCCGGTGCTATAAGAAGGAGGGCTTTGAGGGCCTCAAAGATTCTCACCGCTCCTCCCGGGGAGGCAGAATACCGCAGGAGGCCATTGTGAAAGCCTGCCAGCTCAAGCAGCAGGTCGCTGAGCGATCCATCGACAAAATCATCACCATCATGGAGGATATGGGCTTTGCGGAAGAAGGGCTCCTCAAGCGCTCCACCCTCCACCGCCATCTCAAGGAGCGGGGGCTCTCCGCGCGCCGTGTCAAAGCGCCCGACAGGAAAGATCTTGCACGGTGGCAGGCCGAGTATGCCAACGACCTGTGGCAGTCCGACATGCTGGGCGGCCCCTATCTTCCAGACCCGCTCTCCCAAGGCACAAAGAGAAAGACCTGGCTTTATGGCTTTCTTGATGACGCCTCGCGCCTGATGCCCTATGGAAGGTTCTTCTTCAAAGGAGATCTCCCGGCCCTCGAACTTGTCTTCAAACGCTCCATTCAGCGGTGTGGGAGACCCCGTGCCGTATACTACGACAACGGGCTTGTGTATCGAGCAGAACATATGGAGAGGGTCTGCGCAGAGCTCGGCATCCACAAACCAATATTTACTAGCGTGAGACGACCTCAAGGTCACGGTAAGATCGAGGCATGGAATGCCTTCTGCACCACCAACTTCCTCGCCGAGCTGAAAGACTCGCACATCACCACTCTTGAAGACCTCAACAAAGCATTTCTCATATGGGTTGAGTATGAATACAACCGCAGGCGCCACAGCGAGCTCGGGTGCACTCCCCGCGAGCGCTGGCAGAGAGATGCCGGACGGTTTCGTTATGTCAATGAGGAGAAACTGAGGACGGTATTCCTCTGGAGAGAGGAGCGCAGGGTGGACAAATGTGCCATGATTCAGCTTTTCACCAGGCGCTACCGCGTATCAACCCGGTTTTGCGGGAGAAAAGTTGAGGTCCGCTACAATCCCGAGCATCTTGAGGTCATAGAGATATGGTCGGGAGGGAAATTCCAGGAGCGTGTGCACCCCTTCGTCACCCGGCGCCGCAGGCCTCCCCGGGAGGTTCTTCCGCCCTCCGAAATCCCCGAGCCCGCTGAAAAGACCGACTACCTGGGATTTCTTGTGAAGAGCCATGAGGCAGGCGACGATTCACCGAGGCCCGGGGAAGAGTTTCTTCACCGTGAAGAGCTCAGTGCCGTTGATGCCTTTGTTGAGTTATTCAGGAACCGGGTGGCGGCGGAGGTGTTTGACGAGCAGGCGCTGAGAGACCACTGGGCACGATGTGGTCCCCTTGATCTCGTTGAGGTGGCCGGCGCCCTTGAGAATATGCTTGCGGACTGCCCGGCAGATCTGCACATCAGCTTTTATCTTGACCGCCTGCAGAAAGGAGATTCTTTATGAAAATCAGGAAAGAGGATATCGAGCAGTTTGACAGGGGACGACTCCAGACATTTTTTGCCTTCTCGAAGATACCCTTCACCAAGTATGTCTGGTCATCAAAGATGTTTCAGGCGAAGAGCCAGCAGGAGCTTCTTCAGGGCCTTCACTACAGCCTCGAGGTGAGGGGGATTTCTCTTGTCATCGGCAGTCCCGGCGTGGGCAAGAGCATCACGCTCAGGAAGTTCAAGGACGAGCTTTCGCCCCAGCATTATCAGCCCTACTATCTCTGGAACACCAGGATATCCCCTGTGGGATTCATGCGCTCCCTGTGCCGGACCTTTCAGCTTCCTCCCGCCCCTTACATCGCCGACATGTTCGACTCGGTGAATGCCTTTCTCGGCGGACTTGAGGAGACCATGGGGAAGTATCCCGTCCTCATCTTTGATGAATGCGACAATCTCTCACGGGAGGTGCTGGAACGCATCCGGCTCCTTATGAACTTCGAGATGGACTCTGACGAGAGATTCTCGCTTATCATGTGCGGCACCGAGAAGCTCCAGAACCTGCTGAGAGAGCATGCCCATACCGCCTTCCGCCAGAGGATCACCTATTGCCATAAGCTGCGCCCTTTCTCCTTTGACGATGCGAGGGCCTATGTGAATTACCATCTCTCTCGTGTTGACGGTGCTCCTGAGATATTCACCGACGGGGCTGTAAATCTCATGTTTCAGATGTCGCGGGGCCTTCCGCGAGTGATGAACCAGGTGGCGATACAGTCACTCATCCACGCGGCAATTCACCGGAACGAGAGGATTGATGAAAATCTCATCAGGAGAAATGTTGACATCAACCTTCTCATCGAGCTTCCCGACG
Proteins encoded in this window:
- a CDS encoding Mu transposase C-terminal domain-containing protein, with protein sequence MPEDLALKKALFRYQVISPLLAMDISRGEKMKRYRELADKEWVTPGGKQVRISVEAIRRWLRCYKKEGFEGLKDSHRSSRGGRIPQEAIVKACQLKQQVAERSIDKIITIMEDMGFAEEGLLKRSTLHRHLKERGLSARRVKAPDRKDLARWQAEYANDLWQSDMLGGPYLPDPLSQGTKRKTWLYGFLDDASRLMPYGRFFFKGDLPALELVFKRSIQRCGRPRAVYYDNGLVYRAEHMERVCAELGIHKPIFTSVRRPQGHGKIEAWNAFCTTNFLAELKDSHITTLEDLNKAFLIWVEYEYNRRRHSELGCTPRERWQRDAGRFRYVNEEKLRTVFLWREERRVDKCAMIQLFTRRYRVSTRFCGRKVEVRYNPEHLEVIEIWSGGKFQERVHPFVTRRRRPPREVLPPSEIPEPAEKTDYLGFLVKSHEAGDDSPRPGEEFLHREELSAVDAFVELFRNRVAAEVFDEQALRDHWARCGPLDLVEVAGALENMLADCPADLHISFYLDRLQKGDSL
- a CDS encoding AAA family ATPase; the protein is MKIRKEDIEQFDRGRLQTFFAFSKIPFTKYVWSSKMFQAKSQQELLQGLHYSLEVRGISLVIGSPGVGKSITLRKFKDELSPQHYQPYYLWNTRISPVGFMRSLCRTFQLPPAPYIADMFDSVNAFLGGLEETMGKYPVLIFDECDNLSREVLERIRLLMNFEMDSDERFSLIMCGTEKLQNLLREHAHTAFRQRITYCHKLRPFSFDDARAYVNYHLSRVDGAPEIFTDGAVNLMFQMSRGLPRVMNQVAIQSLIHAAIHRNERIDENLIRRNVDINLLIELPDDEKSAA